The sequence below is a genomic window from Cicer arietinum cultivar CDC Frontier isolate Library 1 chromosome 6, Cicar.CDCFrontier_v2.0, whole genome shotgun sequence.
AACGCTCTGTTTCTCTGCTTTGTACATGACAGACATTGCACTATGCAAATACATCCTTGTAAGTTAACAATGGTGAATGTCCCTACCTGTGGTAATCATATACCATGAGCACGTGTTACCCAACAATTTTGTACATATAGTTTGATCTTTTTAGTGTTTGTAACAGCTAATAACTGGCATTACTAGTGCTTTTGTATACTTCTCTGGTCAGctcaatttttattgtaatctatttaatattttggttgtttgtaataacttataaaatgaAAAGTTGCACATGGAAAACACAatttgtttgcatttaaaaCTGACACTGTGGCCTTTTTTTGACATTGACCAATGACTCCTGATGCATGATCGATTCACGaccaattaaatttgttttggaTGCACTCTGGGAGCGCCATCACCTTTGTCAATATCTGGTTTAGATTTTCTTGGAGCAACAGTATACTAGTAATTCAAGTAAATTAATGAAATTGAATGAACTTTAGTTTTATAATTAATCCCGTATCATCCATGTTTGACTCAGTCCTTGATTAGCTGCTATTATTAATAACTATCAAAAGTAGGTGATTGTAGTACTCCAAACATTTCAGAATTAATTCTACACTTCTAGAATTGGTTTTGGTTCCTCCAAAAGTGGAACCAAACATGCACTTAATATTATAGCTTTTCCCAAAATTATCCTGTACacacaattattaattaatacaaaattGACTATGATCAACATGCTAACGAAACCTAGATCCTCTAATGTTGTTGTATAATGATGTCTGGTGATGCCATAGGAATTATTAGATTTAGAGGGAAATTTATCTCTCTAGATCTAAGTGTCCCTATAGTTATTGCATCATACAATATGTGTAGAGGATCCAATTTTAGGTTCAACCATGTGCACCACAATGCTGATTTCACTTGCCGAACTACGTGATAACCGAACATTGCAATGAACAGGCAACGGTAGAGGAAGATTTTACTTTCCAAGATATGAATGAAGATCCTTTATATCACCAAGTTCTTACAAGCCCAGGCGCCCAACTTTTCCAATCAAACTTTCCAATGGATTTATTTCTTAAGCTGACCATATCTCTGAATTCAAAAACCTTCTTCAGATAATTATTCCCCTGTTTAGCTGGTTCAGGTTCAGCATCCTCTACAGATAAATTTACTTCTTGTTCTTCTTGAGTTTCTGCAACAGTTTCGGAAATGCATTCATCCATAGGAACAGTCTCGTTGATAATGTTTCCAAGAATCTCAACCACCTCACTCATTTTCGGGCGAGACTTTGGCTGCTTCATGAGACACTTGTTTGCTAGGATTGCAAGTTTATGAGCTGATTTGGTGCAATCCTGTCCTTCAAGTCGAGGATCGACAATATGATGGAACTTCTTAGGATCAGATACATAAGGTCTTACCCATTCCAAAAGCTTTTGCTCGTTTTTCGGTAGGTTTCTTTCTACGGCTCTCCTTCCGGTGATAAGCTCATAAAGAACTACACCAAAGCTCCAGACATCACTCTTAGCAGTCAGCTTACCAGTCTGAACATACTCTGGTGCAGCATATCCTATGGTGCCAACAACCTTTATAAAGAGGAAATAAGTCATTCATTTTCGCATATCAGCTGAATATCCCTACAACAAACTAAGGCTCAGTGATCAGACTTCAGACCAGCATAATGAACTCGTGAATTAGATTCATGGCTAAATTACTCTTTTAGTCCCGTAACTTATTTTCTGGTTTCACTTTAGTCCcctaattatttttcttctgttttggTCCCTTAACAATACTTTCGTTAGTCAAGAAAATAAGATAAGGGACTAAAAGAGTAATTTAGCCTAGATTCATTCAGCAATgaatattgttaaaaatatatataatctacTCCAGCTAAGCTTCCAGGCATGTTATTGACAAATTTGTAACATTATGGTATGTTAAAAATTAGAGAATTATGACACTTTTCTCCAGAATATAGACATTTTCTTACTGCTGTTGAAACATAGCCAAACCCTTCTGAGGGTCCTTGCCTAGCGAGTCCAAAATCAGAAAGCTTTGCATTGAAGTCCTCATCCAGCAAGATGTTGGATGTTTTAAAATCTCGAAATATTAGCTGCACCAAATAGAATGGGAATCATAAATGTGTGTGTACAAGTTATCTAGGGATTTAGCTGATGATTAATGCTGTAAAAGACATCAAAAGTAGAAACCATTAACCATCTATAAACATAAAAGAGAATTAAGTCATGGCAAAAGGACAAGGAACCCTTTTTATAAAGCACTGAAAATGGCAAATGATAATGTCTAAGTAAGCAAGTTCTTGTTAactgtttatttattttgctaCAAAAGATGGCAGCTAGGGGAGGCACTCCCAATATTGTCGAGAAGGGCACTAACAACGAGATGGGGCTACTAGCAGAAATCCAAATCACAGAATTACTGCACATTCCCAAATCGAAAGCAATTTCGCCCGGGCGCAACTACTCAACTAGCCGCTGGGTACCCAGGGATCTCCCTGAGAAAGGGTTCCCACCAAGGAGGATTTTAGTGGCTTCAAAGGAATTTGAACCCTCACATATGGAAAGGGGAAATCCAAGTCCAGATCCTTAACCACTTGTCAAACCCATTTTAACATGAAAATTACTTAAACCACACAGACACACTCACAAGCTTGTGCAATAAATGTTTGCACACACATTAAATGTTTGTTTCATTTACAAAATGTTCACAAACAGTGCTTAAAAACTCATTAATTGCATGTCCTGTCCAGTAGTTTCTGCATGTTTGGTGGTAGGCCTAGAATGAATTATACTCCCTTAAAACGATTTTGCTTTTGGCTTCAGCTTGAAAccattttcaaaacctggttcTCAGCCCAAACCTCCATTTGATCTGAAACAAGTTATCCTTGACTTTGAAAAATCATGACAAAAAATTCTCTACCaactatcattttttataaaagtatcTAATATAGATCAgttc
It includes:
- the LOC101498193 gene encoding serine/threonine-protein kinase PCRK1 isoform X2, with translation MPNKSLEDHLLVRVPSSVLPWMTRLKIAQDAARGLAYLHEEMDFQLIFRDFKTSNILLDEDFNAKLSDFGLARQGPSEGFGYVSTAVVGTIGYAAPEYVQTGKLTAKSDVWSFGVVLYELITGRRAVERNLPKNEQKLLEWVRPYVSDPKKFHHIVDPRLEGQDCTKSAHKLAILANKCLMKQPKSRPKMSEVVEILGNIINETVPMDECISETVAETQEEQEVNLSVEDAEPEPAKQGNNYLKKVFEFRDMVSLRNKSIGKFDWKSWAPGLVRTW
- the LOC101498193 gene encoding serine/threonine-protein kinase PCRK1 isoform X1, translating into MKCFHFSNGSEKRGVEDEEASASSSRTSRVSWARSLSLMDSRRSEFDSDSRDFSDTLGFHEFLSQRRANHLHLFSFSDLKLATRGFNRSLLIGEGGFGSVYRGTVNHRSQIDVAVKQLNRNGHQGHKEWINEVNLLGVIKHPNLVRLVGYCAEDDERGIQRLLVYEFMPNKSLEDHLLVRVPSSVLPWMTRLKIAQDAARGLAYLHEEMDFQLIFRDFKTSNILLDEDFNAKLSDFGLARQGPSEGFGYVSTAVVGTIGYAAPEYVQTGKLTAKSDVWSFGVVLYELITGRRAVERNLPKNEQKLLEWVRPYVSDPKKFHHIVDPRLEGQDCTKSAHKLAILANKCLMKQPKSRPKMSEVVEILGNIINETVPMDECISETVAETQEEQEVNLSVEDAEPEPAKQGNNYLKKVFEFRDMVSLRNKSIGKFDWKSWAPGLVRTW